The following proteins are co-located in the Methylomonas sp. 11b genome:
- a CDS encoding AMP-binding protein: MQESHKIPAPQTPIDSNHTAPFALYNGQVVSRGNLWADVTALAAQLPDQPYQFNLCENRYLFCLCLLAATVRGQICLLPPAGQMAVILEILRDYPGAYIAREHAPQQTGLDWFEVIAPNSATAASSPHLDWQRTAVIAFTSGSTGKPKPCPHSLNTFKTSAEMALSSLGLAEQQLLILSTTPPQHMYGLETSVFWPLFSQLVLHDGRPFFAEDIRQTIKTAPWPTVLASTPTHLRSLIKTNAAWDNLAGIISATDTLSEKLAGETAAILGQSPREIYGSTETLSFASRETLIENQWRPYAGCRLRQDKNGQTCLQAAHLAGVVPLQDTLQIQADGRFSVLGRDQDMVKIGGKRASLTELNRRLQDIDGVEDGFCFTQDNGRLAAVVVSGLSKQTIRLGLQPYLDEVFLPRKIHFVTEIPRNGTGKLAKIELEKLLAGLGERS; this comes from the coding sequence ATGCAGGAATCCCACAAAATCCCCGCCCCACAGACACCAATCGATTCCAACCACACAGCGCCGTTTGCCCTCTACAACGGCCAAGTGGTAAGCCGCGGCAATTTATGGGCCGACGTGACGGCCCTGGCCGCGCAATTGCCGGATCAGCCCTATCAATTTAATTTATGCGAAAACCGCTACCTATTTTGTCTCTGCCTGTTAGCAGCCACGGTACGCGGGCAGATTTGCCTGCTGCCACCCGCCGGGCAAATGGCGGTTATCCTGGAAATTCTACGCGACTATCCCGGCGCGTATATCGCCAGAGAACACGCTCCGCAGCAAACAGGTTTGGATTGGTTCGAAGTCATCGCGCCAAACTCTGCAACCGCAGCATCGTCACCGCATTTAGATTGGCAGCGCACCGCCGTAATCGCCTTCACCTCCGGTAGCACCGGCAAACCCAAGCCCTGCCCGCACAGCCTGAATACCTTCAAAACATCTGCCGAAATGGCATTAAGCAGTCTGGGATTAGCAGAACAACAACTATTGATACTTTCGACCACCCCGCCGCAACACATGTACGGCCTGGAAACTTCGGTATTTTGGCCGTTGTTTTCCCAACTGGTGCTGCACGATGGCCGCCCTTTCTTCGCCGAAGACATCCGCCAAACGATTAAAACCGCGCCATGGCCGACGGTATTGGCTTCCACGCCCACCCATTTGCGATCCTTAATCAAAACCAACGCCGCCTGGGACAATCTGGCCGGCATTATTTCTGCTACCGACACTTTGTCCGAAAAGCTGGCCGGTGAAACGGCGGCAATTTTAGGGCAATCCCCGCGTGAAATCTATGGCAGCACCGAAACCCTGTCGTTTGCCAGCCGCGAGACATTAATTGAAAACCAATGGCGACCCTACGCCGGCTGCAGATTGCGTCAAGATAAAAACGGACAAACCTGTCTGCAAGCCGCGCATTTAGCCGGCGTAGTGCCTTTGCAAGACACGCTGCAAATCCAAGCCGACGGCCGCTTTTCGGTATTGGGCCGGGATCAGGACATGGTGAAAATCGGTGGCAAGCGTGCTTCCTTGACCGAACTGAACCGTCGCTTGCAGGATATAGACGGCGTGGAAGACGGCTTTTGTTTTACCCAGGACAATGGCCGATTGGCCGCTGTCGTGGTCAGCGGACTAAGCAAACAAACCATTCGGCTGGGCTTACAGCCTTATCTGGATGAGGTGTTTCTGCCGCGAAAAATTCATTTCGTTACCGAGATTCCGCGCAACGGCACAGGTAAACTTGCAAAAATCGAACTGGAAAAGCTGTTAGCGGGTTTGGGTGAACGCAGTTGA